The window CCGTTCGAGGGGGACGTGCATTCCTTCGCTCCCTTGGATGGCGCAGTTTGGGTGCAGAAGGCTTTGCCGCGGTACCCCGGGTTTCGGGGGGTTGACGATGGAGATCGAGGAATCAATTGCCGCAATAGAAAGTTGCCAGACGATCGGCGAGCTGCGGGACACGCTCCACCGCATTATTCAAGACTACGGATTTTCCGCGTTCACGTTCATCGATGCCGGCCAGCCTGAGCTGGATGTTCCCTACTACACGGGCACTCATGCGGCGGCGTGGGAGCAGACGTATCTGCAGTACGGATTCGTTCATATCGATCCGGCCCTCGCCCAGGTTCGCCGGAGCAACACGCCATTCCACTGGAGCTCACTCAAGCTGCCGCCGATCCTGGGACGACGAAAGCCGCCGGAAGTCCAGATGATGGATGCGGCGCGCGAGTTCGGATTCAAGGAAGGTTATGTGGTGCCGTTCCACTACCGCGACCGGATCGGAGCCACCCATTCCAGCTCCACCGTATTCTTCTGGGAAGATGAGCCGCGCTGGTTTCAACAGCTGTTTTCTCGCCACGGCTACGAGCTGCATCTCATCATGATCTACTGGATTCAAAGAGCGATCGACGTGGTTCGGCAAGACCAACGCAACGCGACACCCTTCTTTCGTGCCGCCGACATCGCGCATCCCGTTCACCTGACGCCGCGCGAGCGTGAAATCATGAGCTGGGCAGCACGTGGCAAAACCGTGCAGGACACCGCCGACATTCTGCACATATCGTCAGAAACGGTAGAATGGCACTTCAAGGGCGTGCTGAAAAAACTTGATGCGACGAACAAGACCCACGCCGTCGCGAAGTGCATCGCCTGGGGATTGATCGACCTCTGACGTACTTTTAAATGAGCGAGATACCGTCGCGCGTAAGTAAATTACGAAGGACGAATGCAACGCATGTGACGATTGCGCTCACTCTCGCGTGAATCCATGCCGCGTGATGAACCCGTTAACTCTCCGCCCTTTACCCTATGCAGCGAATTCACATCGACGCTCTGGCAACTGCGAACATCGTGTCGCAGAATCTCGCGCGCGACACAGACGTGCCCTGACAATCAATCCCCCACTTGCTGCAAGAATGGAGTCTCGCGGGATGTCGGTAAAACAGCGATCGTTCGATATGCTCGCCGCGCCACGCAGCGTCGATACCGTGCGCTCACCTGCCATTGCGATCGCAGATGAATCTTCCGTCGACAACCGGAAACAGCGCGGCGCCGGCAACGACGTCACCATCCGTGTCGAGCAGAGCACCGATATGGACCTGACGGTGTCGCTGCTCGAGCGCGCTTTCCCGCAAGGCTATCCTCACGACAGCCAATATCTGCGGTGGCTGTATGATCGCTCCGGACATCACGCGGCCGTCGTGGTGGCCGCCCTGAAGGAGAGCAGCAAGATCGGCCAGATGGTTCTTGTTCCCTACGAGATGGATGTCGATGGACACAGCAGGCTGTTCGGCCTGGTGGTGGATTTTTTCATTCTACCGGAACACCGCAGCGGCCCACTGACGATCCGATTGTGTCGCAAGGTCATAGAGTTCGGCGCGGCCGCCGGCTTCGATGCGATCTACGGTGTGCCGAACACGATTTCGATGAGTGTCACGCCGCGCCTGATGAAGACCCGGACGATCCGCAAGCTCAGCGTCCGCGCCGGACTTGCGCCAC is drawn from Bradyrhizobium prioriisuperbiae and contains these coding sequences:
- a CDS encoding GNAT family N-acetyltransferase, producing the protein MSVKQRSFDMLAAPRSVDTVRSPAIAIADESSVDNRKQRGAGNDVTIRVEQSTDMDLTVSLLERAFPQGYPHDSQYLRWLYDRSGHHAAVVVAALKESSKIGQMVLVPYEMDVDGHSRLFGLVVDFFILPEHRSGPLTIRLCRKVIEFGAAAGFDAIYGVPNTISMSVTPRLMKTRTIRKLSVRAGLAPPVRRHAINLSAPVDTLRDEEVLPLLDRFVSHPAGGRIWNGPSLLRRLRSPITRFALHVSDDAIAISCSHKIKGLDFTMLCGFLPAGGQPISSATTRALIAAACHSHRNPKFCYIGFNEALIRPPGFSIPERWHPSPVTLITRAFTPGGDAFHPRRFELIDFDLV
- a CDS encoding helix-turn-helix transcriptional regulator, producing MEIEESIAAIESCQTIGELRDTLHRIIQDYGFSAFTFIDAGQPELDVPYYTGTHAAAWEQTYLQYGFVHIDPALAQVRRSNTPFHWSSLKLPPILGRRKPPEVQMMDAAREFGFKEGYVVPFHYRDRIGATHSSSTVFFWEDEPRWFQQLFSRHGYELHLIMIYWIQRAIDVVRQDQRNATPFFRAADIAHPVHLTPREREIMSWAARGKTVQDTADILHISSETVEWHFKGVLKKLDATNKTHAVAKCIAWGLIDL